The Thermodesulfovibrionales bacterium region TGGCTATCCGGGCAGGCAAGACTATAGGGCTCGCGAACAAGGAGGTCCTTGTCACCGCAGGGGACATCGTTATGGAGGAGGCGAAGGCTGCCGGGGTGCGGTTGCTCCCCGTTGACAGCGAACACAGCGCTATCTTCCAATGTATGGACGGACAGGACGCGAGGTATCTGAAGAGGATAATCCTTACGGCTTCCGGCGGACCCTTTGTCGGAAAGAAGTCGGAAGACCTGAAGGACGTCAGCCCCGAAGATGCTTTAAACCATCCCAACTGGAAGATGGGGAGGAAGATTACGATCGACTCTGCGACCCTCATGAACAAGGGACTTGAAGTGATCGAGGCTGCCCACCTTTTTGGTCTGACCGCTGAAAGGATCGATGTCCTGATACACCCGCAGAGCCTTGTCCATTCTCTTGTGGAATTCAACGACGGCAGCATGCTTGCGCAGATCTCCTTGCCCGACATGAGGGGACCGATTGCCTATGCCCTTTCCTATCCCGAGAGGCTGAGTGACACTGTTGCGACTCTCAGGCTGGATGAGATTGGGAAACTGACGTTTCAGACGCCCGACACCGGCAGTTTCCCCTGCCTCAGATACGCCTATGAAGCTTTGAAGGAGGGAGGGACGATGCCGGCGGTCCTGAATGCTGCCAATGAGGTCGTTGTGAATGCTTTCCTTGAAAAGAGGATCTCTTTTCATGATATCCCTGTTATAATTAACAAGACCATGGAATCCCATGAGGTTCAGGAGGCCATTGAACTTGATGCAGTTATTGAAGCGGACAGATGGGCACGGGCAAGGGCAGCCGAATATATCCATGCACCATGAAGTGTCCGGACTGCATCCTGCAGGCAGAGGTGTCCCTTTGCACGATCAAGGTTTCTTTTTGTATCAAAGGAATGGAGTGAAACAGCGATGACCTTTCTTTCCGCACTTATCTTGCTCGGCATCCTCATCTTTGTCCATGAACTCGGTCATTTTCTTTTTGCAAAGATGATGAATGTAAAGGTCCTCAAGTTTTCACTCGGTTTCGGACCGAAGATCCTTGGAAAGAGATACGGTGAGACAGAGTATCTGCTGTCATCCATACCGCTCGGGGGGTATGTGAAGATGGTCGGAGAAGATCAGCTTGAGGAGATCAATGAAGAGGACAGGGCCAGGGCCTTCAATTTTCAGCCTGTCTGGAAAAGACTTCTCATCGTCCTTTCCGGTCCTCTCTTTAATATACTTTTTGCGGCGATTGTTTTCATGTGTGTCTTCCTGACAGGGGTACCTTCACTCCTCCCCGAGGTCGGAGAAGTAATGCCTGACTCACCCGCAGCACGCTCAGGCATGACAAAGGGAGACGCCATTTTTGAGGTAGAGGGGATCCCGATTCATCGTTGGGATGAGATGACAGAAATCATCCATAAGAGTCCGGGAAAACCATTAGCCATAAAGATAAAGCGTGGCAGCGAGGTCATTGCCCTCAATGTTACGCCCGAACGGAAGGCCATGCCCAATCTCTTTGGTGAAAAGAAGGAGGTCGGTCTTATCGGCATAAAGCCTTCCGGGAACACCTTTACGGAGAAGGAGAGTATCGGAGGGGCCTTCGGACAGGCGGCAAAAAGGACCTGGGACATATCGGTCCTGACGGTGGTGTCGGTCGTAAAGATTATTCAGCGGATTATTCCTGCTGATACGATTGGCGGTCCTATTTTGATATTCCAGATGGCAGGTGAGCAGGCTTCCCAGGGTCCGATGAATTTCTTTGCCTTCATGGCCGTTATCAGTATCAACCTCGGCATAGCTAATCTTCTGCCCATTCCGATCCTCGACGGCGGGCATGTTCTTTTCCTCGGTATCGAGGTCATCAGGAGAAAACCTCTGAGCGAAAAGGTGGTGATGATCGCCCAGCGAGTCGGACTGACAATCCTTGTGGCGATCATGGTCCTTGCATTTTATAACGACATTATGAGACTTATCGCCGGAAAGACGATTCCCTGATGAGACCGGCCACGATAAAGAATCAGGAGTCCTCAGGCGGGGTAATCTTCAAGAGGTCTGACAATGAGATTGAGATAGCCCTTGTTGCCGTGAAGGGCGGTACGGTCTGGTGCCTTCCGAAGGGGATTGTGGAAAAAGGTGAAGAACCCGAACAGACTGCTGTAAGAGAAGTGCGTGAAGAGACCGGCCTTACGGGCAAGGCAGTGAAAAAGATCGGTGACATAACCTACTGGTATTACATCAAAGATGATAATACGAAATGCCGGAAGACGGTACACTTCTATCTGATGGAATATTTGAGCGGCAGCACCGCCGATCACAATTGGGAAGTCGATCTCGCCGAGTGGGTTCCCTTGGACAAGGCCCTGGAAAGGGTGAGTTACCGCGGTGACAGGGAGATCGTGGAGAAGGCCAGGGATCTGCTTTTGTCGGGCGGCAGGTAGCCGGGAGGAAGGAAATGCCTTGTCCGCACAGTTCGGGTTGCTGACTCTCCGTTATTGTCATGGGAAAGATCCTCGATTGGAATGGTTTGAAGGAGGCCATCGCCCCTGCAAAGGCAGCCGGCAGCAAGGTCGTATTTACCAACGGCTGTTTCGATCTTCTTCATGTCGGACACGTGAGGTATCTCAGAGAGGCAAAGGGCCTCGGTGACATCCTCGTCGTCGCCCTGAATACTGACCGTTCCGTCTCAAGGCTGAAGAGGGGGAGGCCCATAACGCCTGAAGATCAAAGGGCTGAGGTTGTTGCGGGTCTTGAGATGGTCGATTACGTGACCCTCTTTGACGAAGATACCCCCTATGCCTTGATAGCGTTTCTTACCCCTGATGTGCTCGTGAAGGGCGGTGACTGGCGGAAGGAAGAGATTGTCGGCTCAGACATCGTTTCAGAGACTTACAGCCTGCCTTTTTCCCCGGGCGTATCGACGACGGCGATCATCGAAAAGATCAGGAGTACGATACATTAACCTGCCATGATCTCTGTCATCCCATGATCCTGGAAACCGCAATTGGAAGAACATCCCTTCGCTCCGGAAGCTCGATTTCTGCCGTTCTAAGCTCATTCCGCTGCATCCGTGAAACTCACCCTACGGTTCAGACACTCACGGGTGCGGACGCTTCATGTCACGAAGAACGGCAACGAAATGCGGGCAAAGTCGTTCAAGTCTGCTCTTCCAACTGCAGAACATAGGAAGATGGAGTTTCTGCGTGATTTCTTTCGCAGGGTCCCCTCAGATGTTTCACGCGTTTACAACCTCCCAGGTTCATCGGTAGCCCTCTTTCTCTGTCTGTTGAAGAAGCCCTTCATCGCAGTGGAGCAGACCGAAGAGGTCGGCCGCACGCTCTCCGAAGATATGAGATTCTTCAGGGCACTGATGGATGAGCAACAGCCCGGAGTCTTCTTCCTTCCTGATCCCGATGGCGCAGAAAGCCTGGGGAGGAGGGCTGAAGTTATCCATAAGATGGGCGAGGGAGATTCAGTGGTGACCTCAGTGGACGGAATATCTGCGCCGGTGTGGCCCAAGAAAGAACTCGCAAAGGCGGCCTTCTCTCTTATCAAGGGACAGGAAATGGACAGGGATTATGTGGGTGAGAGACTGAGGAGTCTCGGCTACAGGCGCGTCTCTATTGTGGTAGAAAAGGGCGAATACTGCATCAAGGGATGGATCATCGATATCTTCCCTCCCACAGCAGATGATCCTGTCCGCATCGAATTCTTCGGTGACGAGGTCGAGAGCATAAAGACCTTTGATCTCGATTCGCAGAAATCTATCAGTCAGACTGATAATCTCCTCCTGTTGCCGGTGATCGGGCCAACGAGCATGAGCGCACTCACATCAGGAGTCAGCGCCGTGGTCTATCTTGTCGACCTTCCTGCCGGGCAGAGAGGTCCGGCTGCAAAGTACCTGTATCCGGAGCCATCGCCATTCGCTTCACCCCTCATCCCCTTATTACCAGAGGGAAGGGAGGAGGGGTTGTTAAGGCCGGTCCTCCTGTCGCGTTTTCCTTTCCAGGGAGATGGCTCTGACGCTGGGTTGCTTCCCATAGGAGGCCATGGAATATATCCTGATGAGAGGAAGTCCCTCTCCGACTTCCCCCCTGCTCTCGAAAGGCTCATGAGAGAGAACCGCGTACTGATCGTCTCTCCATCAAAGGGGCAGGCCGAAAGAGTGAAGGATATCCTCCTTGAGGGTGGCATGATTGCTCCTGTTATTGACCTCGAAGAAGCGGGGGACTATGAGGGCGACATTGCGATCGTACCGGGAAGACTCTCCTCGGGCCTCTTTATCCCCGGCATGCTTATTCTCACCGAGAGGGAGATCTTTGGAGAAAGACCCTCGTTCAGGCCTATCAGGAGATCAAAGGTCTCGAAACTCCTCACAACGATAGATGATATCTCGCCCGGTGACTTTGTGGTCCACAAAGACCACGGCATCGGCAGGTTCATCGACATCCAGAGGCAGGCTGCTGAAGACTATGAGAGCGATCTCGTGGTCCTTGAGTACTTGGGCGGCGACAGGCTCTATATACCTCTCTACAAC contains the following coding sequences:
- a CDS encoding NUDIX hydrolase, yielding MRPATIKNQESSGGVIFKRSDNEIEIALVAVKGGTVWCLPKGIVEKGEEPEQTAVREVREETGLTGKAVKKIGDITYWYYIKDDNTKCRKTVHFYLMEYLSGSTADHNWEVDLAEWVPLDKALERVSYRGDREIVEKARDLLLSGGR
- the rseP gene encoding RIP metalloprotease RseP; its protein translation is MTFLSALILLGILIFVHELGHFLFAKMMNVKVLKFSLGFGPKILGKRYGETEYLLSSIPLGGYVKMVGEDQLEEINEEDRARAFNFQPVWKRLLIVLSGPLFNILFAAIVFMCVFLTGVPSLLPEVGEVMPDSPAARSGMTKGDAIFEVEGIPIHRWDEMTEIIHKSPGKPLAIKIKRGSEVIALNVTPERKAMPNLFGEKKEVGLIGIKPSGNTFTEKESIGGAFGQAAKRTWDISVLTVVSVVKIIQRIIPADTIGGPILIFQMAGEQASQGPMNFFAFMAVISINLGIANLLPIPILDGGHVLFLGIEVIRRKPLSEKVVMIAQRVGLTILVAIMVLAFYNDIMRLIAGKTIP
- a CDS encoding 1-deoxy-D-xylulose-5-phosphate reductoisomerase; protein product: MKRIAILGSTGSIGRSALDIISRHRDRFVVVGLAARSNIALLEEQVRVFSPKVVAVADERAALELTRRLGTKTEICSGEEGINAVAAYSESDFVLSAMVGFSGLVPTVLAIRAGKTIGLANKEVLVTAGDIVMEEAKAAGVRLLPVDSEHSAIFQCMDGQDARYLKRIILTASGGPFVGKKSEDLKDVSPEDALNHPNWKMGRKITIDSATLMNKGLEVIEAAHLFGLTAERIDVLIHPQSLVHSLVEFNDGSMLAQISLPDMRGPIAYALSYPERLSDTVATLRLDEIGKLTFQTPDTGSFPCLRYAYEALKEGGTMPAVLNAANEVVVNAFLEKRISFHDIPVIINKTMESHEVQEAIELDAVIEADRWARARAAEYIHAP
- a CDS encoding adenylyltransferase/cytidyltransferase family protein yields the protein MGKILDWNGLKEAIAPAKAAGSKVVFTNGCFDLLHVGHVRYLREAKGLGDILVVALNTDRSVSRLKRGRPITPEDQRAEVVAGLEMVDYVTLFDEDTPYALIAFLTPDVLVKGGDWRKEEIVGSDIVSETYSLPFSPGVSTTAIIEKIRSTIH